A genomic window from Leptolyngbya sp. BL0902 includes:
- a CDS encoding NYN domain-containing protein, with translation MSKYHGSKRLSIFVDGNNMFYAQQKNGWFFDPKRVLEYFLGLDGGATLVNAFWYTGLKDPQDQRGFRDALISLGYTVRTKILKEYYDDTSGRYSQKANLDIEIAIDMFNTVDQYDEVVLFSGDGDFERAIELLRSKSTHITVVSTEGMIARELRNATDRYIDLNDVRKYIEKDY, from the coding sequence ATGTCTAAATATCATGGTTCCAAGCGGCTTTCTATCTTTGTAGATGGCAACAACATGTTCTATGCCCAGCAAAAAAACGGCTGGTTTTTTGATCCAAAGCGGGTTTTAGAATATTTCCTCGGCCTTGATGGCGGAGCAACGTTAGTGAATGCCTTTTGGTATACAGGTCTAAAAGATCCCCAGGATCAGCGAGGGTTTCGGGACGCCCTGATTAGCCTCGGCTACACTGTCCGCACCAAAATCCTGAAGGAATACTACGACGATACCTCCGGTCGCTATTCCCAAAAGGCCAACCTAGACATCGAAATTGCCATCGATATGTTCAATACCGTCGATCAGTACGATGAGGTTGTTTTATTTAGCGGTGATGGCGACTTTGAACGCGCCATTGAACTCCTGCGTTCCAAAAGCACCCACATTACGGTGGTCTCCACAGAAGGCATGATCGCCCGTGAACTCCGTAACGCGACCGACCGCTACATTGACCTCAATGATGTTCGTAAATACATCGAAAAAGACTACTGA
- the rpsD gene encoding 30S ribosomal protein S4 → MARYRGARLRVVRRLGELPGLSRKTPRKANPPGQHGQDRKKKSEYGIRLEEKQKLRFNYGLTEKQLLRYVKKARRAGGSTGLVILQLLEMRLDNTVFRLGFGPTIPSARQIVNHGHICVNGRPVTIPSYQCRPGDVITVRDRDASKKLVEANLEFPGLANVPSHLELDKAKLTAKVNGVIEREWVALSINELLVVEYYSRKA, encoded by the coding sequence ATGGCGCGATATCGCGGTGCCCGTCTACGGGTCGTTCGGCGGTTGGGCGAGTTGCCGGGGTTGTCCCGCAAAACGCCCCGTAAGGCTAACCCCCCTGGGCAACATGGCCAAGACCGCAAGAAAAAGTCTGAATACGGGATTCGTCTCGAAGAGAAGCAAAAGCTGCGGTTCAACTACGGCTTGACCGAGAAGCAACTGCTGCGCTACGTGAAAAAAGCCCGTCGGGCTGGGGGTTCCACCGGATTGGTGATCCTGCAACTGCTGGAAATGCGGCTGGATAACACCGTATTCCGCCTTGGCTTTGGCCCCACCATTCCCTCCGCACGGCAAATTGTGAACCACGGCCATATCTGCGTGAACGGTCGCCCTGTCACCATTCCCAGCTACCAGTGCCGCCCCGGCGATGTGATCACCGTCCGCGATCGCGACGCCTCCAAGAAACTGGTGGAAGCCAACCTGGAATTCCCTGGCTTGGCCAACGTTCCGAGCCACCTAGAACTCGACAAAGCAAAACTAACCGCCAAGGTCAATGGTGTGATCGAGCGCGAGTGGGTCGCCCTCAGCATCAACGAACTGCTGGTGGTGGAATACTACTCTCGCAAAGCCTAG
- the sodN gene encoding superoxide dismutase, Ni gives MLNQVISQFQTRFPAPEVHAHCDGPCGVYDPSSARVAAEAVVSMTKKLLALELPAPGDQAAAVAYHNTFARYSAIKEEQAQLAKEELLILWTDYFKPVHLEQFPDLHDTFWKAAKLCSACKVEVSAQHATELMEAIQKIHGMFWATKNRDVAWFTAS, from the coding sequence ATGCTGAACCAAGTTATTTCCCAGTTCCAAACCCGCTTCCCCGCCCCTGAAGTGCACGCCCACTGCGACGGCCCCTGCGGCGTCTACGATCCCTCCTCGGCCCGTGTGGCGGCGGAGGCGGTGGTTTCTATGACCAAAAAACTACTGGCTCTAGAACTACCCGCTCCTGGCGATCAGGCCGCTGCCGTGGCCTACCACAACACCTTCGCCCGCTATAGCGCCATCAAAGAAGAGCAGGCTCAACTGGCTAAAGAGGAACTGCTGATCCTCTGGACAGACTACTTCAAGCCCGTTCACCTCGAGCAGTTCCCCGACCTCCATGACACCTTCTGGAAAGCGGCGAAGCTTTGCTCGGCCTGCAAAGTAGAAGTGAGCGCCCAACACGCCACGGAACTGATGGAAGCTATCCAAAAAATCCACGGCATGTTCTGGGCCACCAAAAACCGCGATGTGGCTTGGTTTACCGCCAGCTAA
- a CDS encoding DNA/RNA non-specific endonuclease, whose product MSLLKRPRMNRWMRGMTLVAMGLSLVGCGPLALLLPTSVGDIADLPPCVDDQCHCGDFLAQTQAQAVLDALPGDPYGLDGDGNGRACETLPAALPPMDPPGPPSSNPHLVLGNPSHAATSNPNNYLLERPQYVISYSRDRKILNWASWQLNANWLGSVNRQDDFRPDGSLPQGFYQVTPTDFRGSGYDRGHIVPSGDRTNTVRDNSATFLMTNIVPQTPENNRGPWRDLEEYGRDLVRQYNHDVHIFAGAYGQRGTVGSRGIVIPSRLWKILIVYDRLPDGRLGLGPDSQVIAVDMPNRNDLNADWRQYRTSVHRIEQATGYRFLADLPADLQERLKADPQP is encoded by the coding sequence ATGAGTTTATTGAAGCGGCCAAGGATGAATCGGTGGATGCGGGGAATGACCCTAGTGGCCATGGGGCTAAGCCTGGTGGGGTGTGGGCCGCTAGCGCTGCTGTTACCGACCTCGGTGGGGGATATCGCTGACCTGCCCCCCTGTGTAGATGACCAGTGCCACTGCGGCGATTTTCTCGCCCAAACCCAGGCCCAGGCGGTGCTAGATGCCCTGCCGGGGGATCCCTACGGGCTGGATGGCGACGGCAATGGTCGAGCCTGCGAAACGCTGCCTGCGGCGCTGCCGCCAATGGATCCCCCTGGCCCACCATCCAGCAATCCTCACCTGGTGCTGGGGAACCCTAGCCATGCCGCTACCAGCAATCCCAACAACTATCTGCTAGAACGGCCCCAGTATGTGATTTCCTACAGCCGAGATCGCAAAATCCTCAACTGGGCCAGTTGGCAACTCAATGCGAACTGGCTGGGATCGGTCAACCGCCAGGATGACTTTCGGCCTGATGGATCCCTACCCCAGGGGTTTTACCAAGTCACCCCCACCGACTTTCGCGGCAGTGGCTACGACCGGGGCCACATTGTGCCATCGGGCGACCGCACCAATACAGTTCGAGACAACAGCGCTACTTTTTTGATGACCAACATCGTGCCCCAGACCCCAGAAAATAATCGTGGCCCCTGGCGCGACCTGGAAGAATATGGCCGCGACCTGGTGCGTCAGTACAATCACGACGTCCATATCTTTGCCGGGGCCTACGGGCAGCGGGGCACCGTGGGCAGTCGCGGTATCGTCATTCCCTCGCGGCTGTGGAAAATTCTCATTGTCTACGACCGCCTCCCGGATGGCAGGTTGGGCCTTGGCCCCGACAGCCAGGTGATTGCCGTGGATATGCCCAACCGCAATGACCTCAACGCCGACTGGCGGCAGTATCGCACCAGCGTCCATCGCATTGAACAGGCGACGGGCTATCGGTTCCTGGCTGATCTTCCCGCAGACCTCCAGGAGCGGCTGAAGGCTGACCCCCAGCCCTAG
- the uvrB gene encoding excinuclease ABC subunit UvrB produces the protein MGDFNIQAPFEPMGDQPKAIAGLTQFLKDNTRYQTLLGATGTGKTHTIARVIDNIGKPTLVLAHNKTLAAQLCNELREFFPDNAVEYFISYYDYYQPEAYIPVTDTYIAKTASINEEIDMLRHSATRSLFERRDVIVVASISCIYGLGMPAEYLKASIPLQVGMEVNQRQVLRDLAQIQYERNDLDLGRGRFRVKGDVLEIGPAYEDRIIRVEFFGDEIDAIRYVDPITGATLQSMEGLSIYPAKHFVTPEDRVEEACQAIQAELAERLEALEKEGKLLEAQRLEQRTRYDLEMIREVGYCNGVENYARHLAGRPAGSPPECLLDYFPKDWLLVIDESHVTIPQIRGMYNGDRSRKMVLIDHGFRLPSAADNRPLKAEEFWEKVNQCVFVSATPGDWEMEISEGKVVEQIIRPTGVLDPELFVRPTEGQIDDLLGEVRERAARQERVLVTTLTKRMAEDLTEYLEEHGVRVRYLHSEIHSIERIEIIQDLRDGNYDVLVGVNLLREGLDLPEVSLVAILDADKEGFLRAERSLIQTIGRAARHVRGQAILYADNLTDSMAKAIDETERRRAIQTAYNQANGITPQPIERRNKGNSILSFLDISRRLNAQELEEVYEHKEDLPLEDIPELIGQLEKQMKEAAKNLEFEEAAKYRDRIKTLRDQLLGKRV, from the coding sequence ATGGGCGATTTCAACATTCAGGCCCCCTTTGAACCAATGGGCGACCAGCCCAAGGCCATTGCCGGACTCACCCAATTTTTGAAGGACAACACCCGCTACCAAACCCTGCTGGGGGCCACGGGCACGGGCAAAACCCACACCATCGCCCGCGTCATCGACAACATCGGCAAGCCCACCCTGGTGCTGGCCCACAACAAAACCCTGGCGGCCCAGCTTTGCAACGAGCTGCGGGAATTTTTCCCCGATAACGCCGTAGAGTATTTCATCAGCTACTACGACTACTACCAGCCGGAAGCCTACATCCCGGTGACAGATACCTACATTGCCAAAACCGCCTCGATCAACGAAGAAATCGACATGCTGCGGCACTCCGCCACGCGGTCGCTATTCGAGCGGCGAGACGTAATTGTGGTGGCCTCCATTAGCTGCATCTACGGCCTGGGGATGCCTGCGGAATACCTGAAAGCCTCGATTCCCTTGCAGGTGGGGATGGAGGTGAACCAGCGCCAGGTATTGCGAGATTTGGCCCAAATTCAGTACGAGCGCAATGATCTTGACCTGGGCCGAGGGCGGTTTCGGGTGAAGGGGGACGTGCTAGAAATCGGCCCCGCCTACGAAGATCGCATCATTCGGGTGGAATTTTTTGGCGACGAAATTGACGCGATTCGCTACGTCGATCCCATCACCGGGGCCACGTTGCAGAGCATGGAGGGGCTGAGCATTTACCCCGCCAAGCACTTTGTTACCCCCGAAGATCGGGTGGAAGAAGCCTGCCAAGCCATCCAAGCGGAACTGGCGGAACGGCTGGAAGCCCTGGAAAAAGAGGGCAAGTTGTTGGAAGCCCAACGCCTAGAACAGCGCACCCGCTACGACCTAGAAATGATCCGCGAGGTAGGCTACTGCAACGGCGTGGAAAACTACGCCCGCCATCTCGCCGGACGCCCCGCCGGATCGCCGCCGGAATGTCTGCTGGATTATTTTCCTAAAGATTGGCTATTGGTGATCGACGAATCCCACGTCACCATTCCCCAAATTCGCGGCATGTACAACGGCGATCGCAGCCGCAAAATGGTGCTGATTGACCACGGGTTCCGCCTGCCCAGCGCCGCCGACAACCGCCCCCTCAAGGCCGAGGAATTTTGGGAGAAGGTGAACCAGTGCGTCTTCGTCTCCGCCACGCCGGGGGACTGGGAAATGGAGATCTCCGAGGGCAAAGTGGTGGAGCAAATCATCCGCCCCACCGGAGTGCTCGACCCAGAGCTATTTGTGCGCCCCACCGAAGGCCAAATCGACGACCTGTTGGGGGAAGTGCGGGAACGGGCGGCACGGCAGGAGCGCGTCCTCGTCACCACCCTAACCAAGCGCATGGCCGAAGACCTGACGGAATACCTGGAAGAACACGGCGTGCGGGTGCGCTATTTGCACTCCGAAATTCACTCCATCGAGCGCATCGAAATCATCCAAGACCTGCGCGACGGCAACTACGACGTGCTGGTGGGGGTCAACCTGCTGCGGGAGGGGCTAGACCTGCCGGAAGTCTCCCTGGTGGCGATTTTAGACGCAGATAAAGAAGGATTCCTCAGGGCCGAGCGCTCCCTGATTCAAACCATTGGGCGGGCGGCGCGTCACGTCCGGGGACAGGCCATCCTCTACGCCGACAACCTAACCGACAGCATGGCCAAGGCCATCGACGAAACCGAGCGCCGCCGCGCCATCCAAACCGCCTACAACCAGGCCAATGGCATCACCCCACAACCCATCGAACGCCGCAACAAGGGCAACTCCATCCTCTCCTTCCTGGATATTTCCCGCCGCCTCAATGCCCAAGAACTCGAAGAAGTCTACGAACACAAGGAAGACCTGCCCCTAGAAGACATCCCCGAACTGATTGGCCAACTGGAAAAACAAATGAAAGAAGCCGCCAAAAACCTCGAATTTGAAGAGGCCGCCAAATACCGCGACCGGATCAAAACCCTGCGCGATCAACTGCTCGGAAAACGGGTTTAG